tttcttcatcttcgaATCATCTAGCTCAACACTGTTACTCCTTGAATTTTTCTTGCTCCAACCAAACCAACTCTTCTTCTCCTTAACAATACCATTGGATTCAAAATTGTCACAGGAACCCACTGATCCATTTTCCTGACTGTCAATAACCCCTTGTTCCTCATACTCGAGATGGGTATCGGAGTTCCCCATAAGAAGTGCTGAATCCAACTGCTTTCTCTCCTCAACTGTTAATACGTCATCATATTCGTCACGGGCTAATCtatcttcatcttctgcaGCAAATAGCTCTTCATCAGTCATAGCACCAGGAACTCGCCTTGATTTCACACTCACCGTTACATGAAGCATGTCGTATATTTTTGCTTTCCAATTTCCAACCACCTCAATCCTTTCTTGTCGTCGCCAATTTACATGAGGAACCAACTCAGCTTGGGTTACATCAATGCCTGGTCTATACATATTTGTCCTTGACATTAAATCCACTTCATGAGCAACTTCTGCATCAGTTGGTTGTGCACCAGCTCCTTCCAAAGCATTTgtaatttccttctctttgtggGTAAGAACAATCAAAGAGCCAGGTGGTAACGTAACGACGTTATCATCAGAAGAGTAGCCCTCTCCAAGAAAGAGAAACGTCTGGTCAGAACGTTGAATTCGAAAACCATCAAAACCAGCAAGGGTCATATCTGCACGGAGATTGGAACCACGCTTCCAAATCCTGTATGTATCTGATGGAGCAATTCGGCCAATAAATGGAATTACAGAGCtctcaaaatgaaaagtcATTTCCATATAAAAATCACGCATACGAGCAGCAGAGGCAACAATACGCGGAAGCCTACGACACCACTTTGCCCAAGCTAGAGGCTGATAGTGCCGTGCAATAATCATAGCTATTGAATCATCTCTATTGCAAACTGCCTCTTGAAGAGCACTCCAACCATACTCATTCTGAAGACTCCAATCTGCTCCAGCTGCCATCAAAATATCAGCAGAAATTGGGTCGCAAAGACGTACTGCAAGGTGAAGAGGAGTCTCACGTCCTGGGACATCACGTCGATCAATAACAGCAGACACAGCATCAGCTTGTAGCTCTGCTGCGATGGATTCCGCTTCAGTATTGACCTCACCTGCCTTGGCCAGTCGTGGTAGTGTGGAGATAATGAATCTCAGAGCAACGTAGTCCCGACGTGCAACTGCTAAATGAGCAGGACTATGGGCATATTTAGAAAAGTCCTCCATTCGTTTTCCTTCTCAAGATTACTATCCAATTTTATGCTAAAAGCCTTACAAGTATGCCTTTTTCACAATCCATAGTCCTATTTAATTCACAGGGGAAGTCATTCATAGCCATAGAATCTCCACGATTCTAAGAGCTCAAATATTAAAGTGCACATAAACTTAAACATCCTGGTGTGAAGCTCCATTACAGCATGGTGAAGCAGTCGAGTAAAATCTGTAAAGTAACAACATCAATAATTGAAAGGGAAAAACAGCtttccaaaattcaaaaccaTTCTCTCAACCCCAAAACCCACATTGCCAAATTTCGAAGTACCCATAagcaagaaaatcaaaatctccACTCAAaaacaacatcaacacatttaaTTTCCCCCATTTTTCACCACCTTCCACAGAATCAAAAGCACAACTAAACCAGACACAGATTCTACTATCTCCACAACCAAACGTATCCCTAGAGAAAAAACCAATCCCCCCGCCCCCTCGCCCCCCAAAAAGATACACGAAACAAGAAAGCAATTAGTACCTGGAAACACCTCGCAGGGGTTGAATGGCGAGTTTGTCTCAAGTCCTTGGCGTCGCTCCAAGacttgaaaaagagaaagaatccGCCGCTGTTTATGAGGACGGAAT
This sequence is a window from Cucurbita pepo subsp. pepo cultivar mu-cu-16 chromosome LG04, ASM280686v2, whole genome shotgun sequence. Protein-coding genes within it:
- the LOC111793535 gene encoding uncharacterized protein LOC111793535 — translated: MEDFSKYAHSPAHLAVARRDYVALRFIISTLPRLAKAGEVNTEAESIAAELQADAVSAVIDRRDVPGRETPLHLAVRLCDPISADILMAAGADWSLQNEYGWSALQEAVCNRDDSIAMIIARHYQPLAWAKWCRRLPRIVASAARMRDFYMEMTFHFESSVIPFIGRIAPSDTYRIWKRGSNLRADMTLAGFDGFRIQRSDQTFLFLGEGYSSDDNVVTLPPGSLIVLTHKEKEITNALEGAGAQPTDAEVAHEVDLMSRTNMYRPGIDVTQAELVPHVNWRRQERIEVVGNWKAKIYDMLHVTVSVKSRRVPGAMTDEELFAAEDEDRLARDEYDDVLTVEERKQLDSALLMGNSDTHLEYEEQGVIDSQENGSVGSCDNFESNGIVKEKKSWFGWSKKNSRSNSVELDDSKMKKFSKSAPEGSNHKVVEPPNSSEDMGDKTKKGKDKSSKKKKKKGATSELKNESEYKKNLRPVLWLTQDFPLKTDELLPLLDILANKVKAIRRLRELLTTKLPIGTFPVKVAIPIVPTIRVLVTFTKFEELQPAEEFATPPSSPDHFPDAKVKESDGSSSSWITWMRGSRGAQSSDGDGHKDEADPFHIPPDYTWVDANEKRRRMKAKKVKSKKHRKHAAAAKGGSTATQVCEDM